In Pyxicephalus adspersus chromosome 12, UCB_Pads_2.0, whole genome shotgun sequence, a genomic segment contains:
- the LOC140342062 gene encoding SLAM family member 5-like has product AQNCDQDYNLTVYSKLVNHDVKIHHNITWGETCNVTLTCTVDKKDVSVTWHNSVTGTVWKVPTVQVTDPYINSSWTCTASHPVTSVSKTVLPLDLCQNGLNADFTLVNIIRLAISGCVLLISCCIFIHHMKTEVKAQHPRTGTGSI; this is encoded by the exons GTAAACTGGTAAATCACGATGTCAAGATTCATCACAACATCACATGGGGTGAAACCTGTAACGTGACTTTAACATGCACCGTTGATAAGAAAGACGTGTCGGTGACTTGGCACAATTCTGTGACTGGTACTGTATGGAAAGTGCCAACTGTACAGGTTACAGATCCATACATCAACTCCAGCTGGACTTGTACGGCTTCCCATCCAGTCACCAGTGTCTCCAAAACGGTCCTTCCGTTGGATCTGTGCCAGAATG GATTAAACGCTGACTTTACCCTGGTGAATATCATACGTCTGGCAATATCTGGCTGTGTTTTGCTGATCTCCTGTTGCATATTCATTCATCATATGAAGACCGAAGTGAAAGCACAACATCCAAGAACCGGCACGGGCAGCATCTGA